From Triticum urartu cultivar G1812 chromosome 2, Tu2.1, whole genome shotgun sequence, a single genomic window includes:
- the LOC125537906 gene encoding F-box/LRR-repeat protein At4g14103-like: MASPSSSPQKEMMGRPASRDRLSDLPDTLLGHVLSFLPNKEAGRAAGLSRRWRGVFCNVHAVSFGERWGARANDWVTFYHEAEEKKSCSGALLDDVCSALLCRHRTAGHHVPLRSFRFAFDQCHHWNFVHVDQWLVYMLRHGHQELHLDLRFSMASICDDEAVDSGTDNTDDEDESSKLRRRWVYVLPTRLFTCRVIRTLCVAYCRLKLPAAASLPLLETLSITAPHSDGGRSIQRLISGCPRLVDLTLEAVHRLKRVSMLDQRLGRFALRCCHNMKSIDIDASELRSLDYCGTVPTEPLLSLHGLPGVPSCTVDFCKVLPEDAGFTGFRVFMQKICDAKHLHLHHRKLEGRFFSGFPLFSILTRLVLQGPLVNCATVVSVGRILEQTPNPEVLSLYMEEHVVYTKKKDVTMGMDLSMGKEDDEDDAVEKENDADGSSVAPDEEAMVLDESSFSMPCLRHRVKEINMVHYVGDETQRMMARLLFGNALVLERMCVVLVKGTLALQSKLKNEIESWLVADAEKVFL; the protein is encoded by the coding sequence ATGGCttcgccgtcgtcgtcgccgcaAAAGGAAATGATGGGTAGGCCGGCGAGCAGAGATCGCCTGAGCGACCTCCCGGACACCCTGCTGGGCCACGTCCTCTCCTTCCTCCCGAACAAGGAGGCCGGCCGCGCCGCGGGGCTGTCCCGGCGGTGGCGCGGCGTCTTCTGCAACGTCCATGCCGTCTCCTTCGGGGAGCGCTGGGGCGCCAGGGCCAACGACTGGGTCACCTTCTAccacgaggcggaggagaagaagagctGCAGCGGGGCGCTCCTCGATGATGTCTGCTCCGCGCTCCTCTGCCGCCACCGGACCGCCGGCCACCACGTGCCGCTGCGCAGCTTCCGCTTCGCCTTCGACCAGTGCCACCACTGGAACTTCGTGCACGTCGACCAATGGCTCGTCTACATGCTGCGGCACGGCCACCAGGAGCTCCACCTCGACCTGCGCTTCTCCATGGCCTCGATCTGCGACGACGAGGCCGTGGACAGCGGCACCGACAACACCGACGACGAGGACGAGTCCTCCAAGCTGAGGAGGCGGTGGGTATACGTCCTCCCGACAAGGCTCTTCACCTGCCGGGTAATACGGACGCTATGCGTCGCCTATTGCCGGCTGAAGCTGCCGGCGGCCGCCAGCCTGCCGCTCCTCGAGACCTTGAGCATCACGGCTCCCCACAGCGATGGTGGGAGGAGCATCCAGCGGCTGATCTCCGGCTGCCCCCGCCTCGTCGACCTGACGCTGGAAGCTGTCCACCGCCTGAAGCGAGTATCCATGCTCGACCAACGCCTCGGGAGATTCGCCCTCCGCTGTTGTCACAACATGAAGTCTATCGACATCGACGCGTCGGAGCTGAGGTCGCTGGACTACTGCGGCACGGTACCGACTGAGCCGCTCTTGTCCTTGCACGGCTTGCCGGGAGTCCCTTCGTGCACGGTGGACTTTTGCAAAGTGCTCCCCGAGGATGCAGGGTTTACGGGGTTTAGGGTGTTCATGCAAAAAATCTGTGATGCCAAGCACCTCCATCTGCACCATCGTAAACTGGAGGGAAGGTTCTTCTCAGGTTTCCCTTTGTTCTCAATCCTGACGAGGCTCGTGTTGCAAGGCCCACTCGTGAATTGCGCCACCGTCGTCTCGGTGGGTAGAATCCTGGAGCAGACCCCGAACCCGGAGGTCCTGTCGCTGTACATGGAGGAGCATGTCGTGTACACGAAAAAGAAAGATGTTACCATGGGCATGGACCTGTCCATGGGCAAGGAAGATGATGAGGATGACGCAGTGGAGAAGGAGAATGACGCGGATGGTTCGTCGGTAGCTCCCGATGAGGAGGCCATGGTTCTTGACGAGTCGAGCTTCTCGATGCCATGTCTGCGGCACCGAGTGAAGGAGATCAACATGGTGCACTACGTGGGCGACGAGACACAGAGGATGATGGCCAGGCTGCTGTTCGGCAACGCGCTTGTGCTTGAGAGAATGTGCGTCGTCCTCGTGAAGGGGACGTTGGCATTGCAGTCTAAGCTCAAGAACGAGATCGAGAGCTGGCTGGTGGCCGATGCAGAAAAGGTTTTCCTGTGA
- the LOC125534115 gene encoding phospholipid scramblase family protein C343.06c-like — protein MSWNHAAAAAAGRVSARTTASRGFASAGGGRRGRRPAAPQPWSWAWLRGLWHGEPKKQRGAAKRPGRRAAEGDGKVSPGDAAPSFVDPNVAALESGGGTAGEEDAPSGICLHQDLDTARVQAKLKPLLSRARLIITRKVEWASIMFAYAQETRYIIKDPRTPRRKTPVGLIREKSNVILRQLLWTRRPFVAEFTDAKGNEIFTVRRPFRWINSSIYAEVDGKEVGVVHSRWHLWRRNYDLYLGNRQFAVENPGFWSWSFTLLDEDDNLVAIIDRKVRGVGWECMQHFTNASQYEVRFGDAGKGTDKVFCFAKDIQNDLRVFLPLDLPERAVALALAVSLDHDCFSRRRLGWVLRLLGA, from the exons ATGAGCTGGAACCACGCGGCGGCGGCCGCGGCCGGGAGGGTCTCGGCGAGGACCACCGCCAGCCGCGGGTTCGCGAGCGCCGGCGGCGGCCGCCGCGGACGTAGGCCCGCGGCGCCCCAGCCGTGGTCGTGGGCGTGGCTGCGGGGGCTGTGGCACGGAGAGCCGAAGAAGCAGCGGGGCGCCGCGAAGAGGCCGGGGAGGCGCGCGGCCGAGGGCGACGGCAAGGTCTCTCCCGGCGACGCCGCTCCCTCGTTCGTCGACCCCAATGTGGCAGCGCTGGAGAGCGGCGGGGGAACGGCCGGCGAGGAGGACGCGCCGTCGGGGATCTGCCTGCATCAAGACCTCGACACCGCGCGCGTACAG GCCAAACTGAAGCCTCTGCTCTCAAGGGCCAGACTAATCATTACCAGGAAAGTAGAATGGGCAAGTATCATGTTTGCATACGCGCAG GAGACTAGATACATCATAAAGGATCCACGCACTCCTCGGAGAAAAACT CCTGTGGGTTTAATTCGAGAGAAAAGCAACGTCATCCTTAGGCAG CTACTTTGGACAAGGCGACCATTCGTTGCAGAATTTACTGATGCCAAGGGTAATGAGATATTCACG GTTCGCCGGCCTTTTAGGTGGATCAACAGCTCCATTTATGCAGAAGTGGATGGCAAG GAGGTAGGTGTAGTCCACAGTCGTTGGCATCTTTGGCGTAGAAATTATGACTTGTACTTAGG GAATAGGCAGTTTGCTGTGGAGAATCCTGGATTTTGGAGCTGGTCCTTTACCCTGCTTGATGAGGATGATAATTTAGTAGCCATAATTGACCGCAAGGTTAGGGGAGTTGGTTGGGAG TGCATGCAGCACTTCACGAATGCTTCCCAGTATGAAGTTCGGTTTGGTGATGCTGGAAAAGGCACCGATAAAGTTTTTTGTTTCGCTAAAGAT ATCCAGAACGACCTTCGCGTGTTTCTCCCGCTGGATTTACCCGAGAGGGCTGTGGCTCTTGCTCTTGCAGTGTCTCTGGACCATGACTGCTTCTCCAGGAGACGATTGGGCTG GGTTCTTCGCCTTTTAGGAGCATGA
- the LOC125539764 gene encoding uncharacterized protein LOC125539764 isoform X1: protein MGSGEMEGWLNQMGMIRIAVLSSFAAHLVLILLAGIRRRTASGGRMLLLWLAYQLANWAAAYALGNLSFGSRLQEQPQLVAFWAPFLLQHLGGPDNISAYSLEDNVLSGRQALNAFVQVGGAIYVVYKHIYLGGGDRALLRASIIILTVGVAKYVERVFALRRGNLGNIRSSNKKKKLSRFTDVSGSRKGTVLDNEQALMVAHNMFPFCQRAMTDSSVNMDSPDLDASREMFSFGWESMCKVVEMELSLMYDILYTKAAMVHTWGGYLIRFLSPIATVTAFVLFLFYSKDGQRREDLVITYTLLVATFILDVRWLFGAVGSTWMHMFLQARPRCWLHHNVLCSGSGIWRRLRRVIVSLRRGRLALLMAPSSYRMWSGTIGQYSLLHECTRTCDTATLCGRAAKKIGLEEGWNEHRHSESEGLKLSEDVKKLVFERVRTILKSTYEVDKDEEAAYSMNDVTTFWGQVAVKMRRRKLQRFRLAFGREFQEDILVWHIATQVFLTSDDGKLYAETKHAKAIKALSEYLMFLVAVRRHMLPGLVLRSLYEVTKESLQDVWRDEVGTSSIQGSGLTVSGREEKLARILRDKKDADSEWGFEHDKTRLVSDGAKIAMVLLSADESEMPELLELVFNVWVDKLLYAGTRCSRESHARQLSRGGELTTIVWILAEHAGPFQIGQRGPDNKKQEPCPPPPLPPRPIYTQERPPWWSIVIPPPPPPMVEQPKKEEPRPPPTPRPVPFPLPMDIETPPKVEPCPPRPHRERSRRGSIRFQEP, encoded by the exons ATGGGCTCCG GAGAAATGGAAGGATGGCTGAACCAGATGGGGATGATCCGGATAGCGGTCCTTTCAAGCTTTGCTGCACATCTTGTTCTCATCCTCCTTGCTGGGATTCGTCGGCGTACAGCCTCCGGTGGGCGGATGCTCCTTCTGTGGCTGGCGTACCAGCTGGCCAACTGGGCCGCGGCGTATGCCCTTGGTAACCTGTCCTTCGGCAGCAGGTTGCAGGAGCAGCCGCAGCTGGTCGCGTTCTGGGCGCCATTCCTCTTGCAGCATCTCGGCGGCCCGGACAACATTAGCGCCTACTCCCTGGAGGACAATGTGCTGTCAGGGCGGCAAGCACTCAATGCCTTTGTGCAGGTCGGGGGAGCCATTTATGTCGTGTACAAGCACATATACCTTGGCGGTGGCGACAGAGCTTTGCTTCGGGCATCCATCATCATTCTCACCGTCGGTGTTGCCAAGTATGTGGAGAGGGTGTTCGCACTACGGCGAGGCAACTTGGGCAACATCCGGAGCTCAAACAAGAAGAAGAAACTAAGCAGATTCACTGATGTCTCGGGCTCCAGAAAGGGAACTGTGCTGGACAATGAGCAAGCCCTGATGGTTGCCCACAACATGTTCCCGTTCTGCCAGCGTGCAATGACTGATTCTTCTGTCAACATGGATTCACCTGACCTTGATGCAAGCAGAGAAATGTTCTCTTTTGGGTGGGAGAGTATGTGCAAGGTGGTGGAGATGGAGCTTTCTCTCATGTACGACATCCTCTACACCAAGGCAGCCATGGTCCACACCTGGGGCGGCTACTTGATCCGTTTTCTTTCGCCAATCGCCACCGTCACGGCATTTGTTCTGTTTCTGTTCTACAGCAAAGACGGCCAGAGGAGAGAAGATCTGGTCATCACCTACACCTTGCTGGTAGCTACCTTCATCCTGGACGTGAGATGGCTGTTTGGGGCAGTTGGGTCTACCTGGATGCACATGTTCCTGCAGGCTCGGCCACGGTGCTGGCTTCACCACAATGTTTTGTGCTCTGGGTCTGGGATATGGCGTCGCCTCCGCCGTGTCATCGTGTCTCTGCGCCGTGGCCGGCTAGCCCTTCTCATGGCGCCGAGCAGCTACAGAATGTGGTCGGGCACCATTGGGCAGTACAGCCTGCTGCACGAGTGCACCCGTACCTGTGACACGGCAACTCTGTGCGGGAGAGCAGCCAAGAAAATTGGATTGGAAGAGGGTTGGAACGAACACCGGCACTCTGAGTCTGAAGGTCTTAAGCTTTCAGAAGATGTCAAGAAGTTGGTGTTCGAACGTGTACGGACGATACTCAAATCAACATATGAGGTCGACAAGGATGAGGAGGCTGCATATTCCATGAATGACGTTACGACATTCTGGGGTCAGGTGGCAGTCAAGATGCGTCGGAGGAAACTGCAGAGATTCCGGCTGGCATTTGGCCGTGAGTTCCAGGAGGACATCCTTGTGTGGCACATCGCCACGCAAGTTTTCCTCACGAGTGATGATGGCAAGTTGTATGCAGagacaaagcatgccaaggcgatcAAGGCGCTGTCAGAGTACCTCATGTTCCTCGTTGCCGTGCGCCGTCACATGCTACCGGGCCTTGTTCTCCGCAGCCTGTACGAAGTAACCAAGGAGTCCTTGCAGGATGTATGGCGTGATGAGGTTGGGACCAGTTCCATTCAAGGTTCCGGTTTGACGGTGAGCGGCAGAGAAGAGAAGCTTGCCAGAATCCTCCGTGACAAGAAGGACGCAGACAGTGAGTGGGGTTTTGAGCATGATAAAACTCGTCTGGTCTCTGACGGAGCTAAGATTGCCATGGTGCTGCTCAGCGCCGATGAGTCAGAGATGCCGGAACTGCTGGAACTCGTCTTCAACGTGTGGGTGGACAAGCTGCTGTATGCGGGCACCCGATGCAGCCGGGAATCCCATGCTAGGCAGCTCAGCCGTGGCGGTGAGCTCACGACCATCGTGTGGATTCTGGCAGAACATGCTGGCCCATTTCAGATCGGCCAACGCGGCCCAGATAATAAAAAACAGGAACCTtgtccgccgccgccactgccgcCGCGACCCATTTATACGCAGGAGAGACCGCCGTGGTGGAGCATAGTGattccgccaccgccaccgccgatGGTCGAACAACCCAAAAAGGAGGAACCTCGTCCACCGCCGACGCCGCGTCCGGTCCCATTTCCGCTGCCGATGGACATTGAAACCCCCCCAAAAGTGGAGCCTTGTCCGCCACGGCCGCATCGTGAGAGGAGTAGAAG AGGGAGCATCAGATTTCAGGAGCCATGA
- the LOC125539764 gene encoding uncharacterized protein LOC125539764 isoform X3 yields MGSGEMEGWLNQMGMIRIAVLSSFAAHLVLILLAGIRRRTASGGRMLLLWLAYQLANWAAAYALGNLSFGSRLQEQPQLVAFWAPFLLQHLGGPDNISAYSLEDNVLSGRQALNAFVQVGGAIYVVYKHIYLGGGDRALLRASIIILTVGVAKYVERVFALRRGNLGNIRSSNKKKKLSRFTDVSGSRKGTVLDNEQALMVAHNMFPFCQRAMTDSSVNMDSPDLDASREMFSFGWESMCKVVEMELSLMYDILYTKAAMVHTWGGYLIRFLSPIATVTAFVLFLFYSKDGQRREDLVITYTLLVATFILDVRWLFGAVGSTWMHMFLQARPRCWLHHNVLCSGSGIWRRLRRVIVSLRRGRLALLMAPSSYRMWSGTIGQYSLLHECTRTCDTATLCGRAAKKIGLEEGWNEHRHSESEGLKLSEDVKKLVFERVRTILKSTYEVDKDEEAAYSMNDVTTFWGQVAVKMRRRKLQRFRLAFGREFQEDILVWHIATQVFLTSDDGKLYAETKHAKAIKALSEYLMFLVAVRRHMLPGLVLRSLYEVTKESLQDVWRDEVGTSSIQGSGLTVSGREEKLARILRDKKDADSEWGFEHDKTRLVSDGAKIAMVLLSADESEMPELLELVFNVWVDKLLYAGTRCSRESHARQLSRGGELTTIVWILAEHAGPFQIGQRGPDNKKQEPCPPPPLPPRPIYTQERPPWWSIVIPPPPPPMVEQPKKEEPRPPPTPRPVPFPLPMDIETPPKVEPCPPRPHRERSRR; encoded by the exons ATGGGCTCCG GAGAAATGGAAGGATGGCTGAACCAGATGGGGATGATCCGGATAGCGGTCCTTTCAAGCTTTGCTGCACATCTTGTTCTCATCCTCCTTGCTGGGATTCGTCGGCGTACAGCCTCCGGTGGGCGGATGCTCCTTCTGTGGCTGGCGTACCAGCTGGCCAACTGGGCCGCGGCGTATGCCCTTGGTAACCTGTCCTTCGGCAGCAGGTTGCAGGAGCAGCCGCAGCTGGTCGCGTTCTGGGCGCCATTCCTCTTGCAGCATCTCGGCGGCCCGGACAACATTAGCGCCTACTCCCTGGAGGACAATGTGCTGTCAGGGCGGCAAGCACTCAATGCCTTTGTGCAGGTCGGGGGAGCCATTTATGTCGTGTACAAGCACATATACCTTGGCGGTGGCGACAGAGCTTTGCTTCGGGCATCCATCATCATTCTCACCGTCGGTGTTGCCAAGTATGTGGAGAGGGTGTTCGCACTACGGCGAGGCAACTTGGGCAACATCCGGAGCTCAAACAAGAAGAAGAAACTAAGCAGATTCACTGATGTCTCGGGCTCCAGAAAGGGAACTGTGCTGGACAATGAGCAAGCCCTGATGGTTGCCCACAACATGTTCCCGTTCTGCCAGCGTGCAATGACTGATTCTTCTGTCAACATGGATTCACCTGACCTTGATGCAAGCAGAGAAATGTTCTCTTTTGGGTGGGAGAGTATGTGCAAGGTGGTGGAGATGGAGCTTTCTCTCATGTACGACATCCTCTACACCAAGGCAGCCATGGTCCACACCTGGGGCGGCTACTTGATCCGTTTTCTTTCGCCAATCGCCACCGTCACGGCATTTGTTCTGTTTCTGTTCTACAGCAAAGACGGCCAGAGGAGAGAAGATCTGGTCATCACCTACACCTTGCTGGTAGCTACCTTCATCCTGGACGTGAGATGGCTGTTTGGGGCAGTTGGGTCTACCTGGATGCACATGTTCCTGCAGGCTCGGCCACGGTGCTGGCTTCACCACAATGTTTTGTGCTCTGGGTCTGGGATATGGCGTCGCCTCCGCCGTGTCATCGTGTCTCTGCGCCGTGGCCGGCTAGCCCTTCTCATGGCGCCGAGCAGCTACAGAATGTGGTCGGGCACCATTGGGCAGTACAGCCTGCTGCACGAGTGCACCCGTACCTGTGACACGGCAACTCTGTGCGGGAGAGCAGCCAAGAAAATTGGATTGGAAGAGGGTTGGAACGAACACCGGCACTCTGAGTCTGAAGGTCTTAAGCTTTCAGAAGATGTCAAGAAGTTGGTGTTCGAACGTGTACGGACGATACTCAAATCAACATATGAGGTCGACAAGGATGAGGAGGCTGCATATTCCATGAATGACGTTACGACATTCTGGGGTCAGGTGGCAGTCAAGATGCGTCGGAGGAAACTGCAGAGATTCCGGCTGGCATTTGGCCGTGAGTTCCAGGAGGACATCCTTGTGTGGCACATCGCCACGCAAGTTTTCCTCACGAGTGATGATGGCAAGTTGTATGCAGagacaaagcatgccaaggcgatcAAGGCGCTGTCAGAGTACCTCATGTTCCTCGTTGCCGTGCGCCGTCACATGCTACCGGGCCTTGTTCTCCGCAGCCTGTACGAAGTAACCAAGGAGTCCTTGCAGGATGTATGGCGTGATGAGGTTGGGACCAGTTCCATTCAAGGTTCCGGTTTGACGGTGAGCGGCAGAGAAGAGAAGCTTGCCAGAATCCTCCGTGACAAGAAGGACGCAGACAGTGAGTGGGGTTTTGAGCATGATAAAACTCGTCTGGTCTCTGACGGAGCTAAGATTGCCATGGTGCTGCTCAGCGCCGATGAGTCAGAGATGCCGGAACTGCTGGAACTCGTCTTCAACGTGTGGGTGGACAAGCTGCTGTATGCGGGCACCCGATGCAGCCGGGAATCCCATGCTAGGCAGCTCAGCCGTGGCGGTGAGCTCACGACCATCGTGTGGATTCTGGCAGAACATGCTGGCCCATTTCAGATCGGCCAACGCGGCCCAGATAATAAAAAACAGGAACCTtgtccgccgccgccactgccgcCGCGACCCATTTATACGCAGGAGAGACCGCCGTGGTGGAGCATAGTGattccgccaccgccaccgccgatGGTCGAACAACCCAAAAAGGAGGAACCTCGTCCACCGCCGACGCCGCGTCCGGTCCCATTTCCGCTGCCGATGGACATTGAAACCCCCCCAAAAGTGGAGCCTTGTCCGCCACGGCCGCATCGTGAGAGGAGTAGAAG GTAA
- the LOC125539764 gene encoding uncharacterized protein LOC125539764 isoform X2 — MEGWLNQMGMIRIAVLSSFAAHLVLILLAGIRRRTASGGRMLLLWLAYQLANWAAAYALGNLSFGSRLQEQPQLVAFWAPFLLQHLGGPDNISAYSLEDNVLSGRQALNAFVQVGGAIYVVYKHIYLGGGDRALLRASIIILTVGVAKYVERVFALRRGNLGNIRSSNKKKKLSRFTDVSGSRKGTVLDNEQALMVAHNMFPFCQRAMTDSSVNMDSPDLDASREMFSFGWESMCKVVEMELSLMYDILYTKAAMVHTWGGYLIRFLSPIATVTAFVLFLFYSKDGQRREDLVITYTLLVATFILDVRWLFGAVGSTWMHMFLQARPRCWLHHNVLCSGSGIWRRLRRVIVSLRRGRLALLMAPSSYRMWSGTIGQYSLLHECTRTCDTATLCGRAAKKIGLEEGWNEHRHSESEGLKLSEDVKKLVFERVRTILKSTYEVDKDEEAAYSMNDVTTFWGQVAVKMRRRKLQRFRLAFGREFQEDILVWHIATQVFLTSDDGKLYAETKHAKAIKALSEYLMFLVAVRRHMLPGLVLRSLYEVTKESLQDVWRDEVGTSSIQGSGLTVSGREEKLARILRDKKDADSEWGFEHDKTRLVSDGAKIAMVLLSADESEMPELLELVFNVWVDKLLYAGTRCSRESHARQLSRGGELTTIVWILAEHAGPFQIGQRGPDNKKQEPCPPPPLPPRPIYTQERPPWWSIVIPPPPPPMVEQPKKEEPRPPPTPRPVPFPLPMDIETPPKVEPCPPRPHRERSRRYATLYPVD; from the coding sequence ATGGAAGGATGGCTGAACCAGATGGGGATGATCCGGATAGCGGTCCTTTCAAGCTTTGCTGCACATCTTGTTCTCATCCTCCTTGCTGGGATTCGTCGGCGTACAGCCTCCGGTGGGCGGATGCTCCTTCTGTGGCTGGCGTACCAGCTGGCCAACTGGGCCGCGGCGTATGCCCTTGGTAACCTGTCCTTCGGCAGCAGGTTGCAGGAGCAGCCGCAGCTGGTCGCGTTCTGGGCGCCATTCCTCTTGCAGCATCTCGGCGGCCCGGACAACATTAGCGCCTACTCCCTGGAGGACAATGTGCTGTCAGGGCGGCAAGCACTCAATGCCTTTGTGCAGGTCGGGGGAGCCATTTATGTCGTGTACAAGCACATATACCTTGGCGGTGGCGACAGAGCTTTGCTTCGGGCATCCATCATCATTCTCACCGTCGGTGTTGCCAAGTATGTGGAGAGGGTGTTCGCACTACGGCGAGGCAACTTGGGCAACATCCGGAGCTCAAACAAGAAGAAGAAACTAAGCAGATTCACTGATGTCTCGGGCTCCAGAAAGGGAACTGTGCTGGACAATGAGCAAGCCCTGATGGTTGCCCACAACATGTTCCCGTTCTGCCAGCGTGCAATGACTGATTCTTCTGTCAACATGGATTCACCTGACCTTGATGCAAGCAGAGAAATGTTCTCTTTTGGGTGGGAGAGTATGTGCAAGGTGGTGGAGATGGAGCTTTCTCTCATGTACGACATCCTCTACACCAAGGCAGCCATGGTCCACACCTGGGGCGGCTACTTGATCCGTTTTCTTTCGCCAATCGCCACCGTCACGGCATTTGTTCTGTTTCTGTTCTACAGCAAAGACGGCCAGAGGAGAGAAGATCTGGTCATCACCTACACCTTGCTGGTAGCTACCTTCATCCTGGACGTGAGATGGCTGTTTGGGGCAGTTGGGTCTACCTGGATGCACATGTTCCTGCAGGCTCGGCCACGGTGCTGGCTTCACCACAATGTTTTGTGCTCTGGGTCTGGGATATGGCGTCGCCTCCGCCGTGTCATCGTGTCTCTGCGCCGTGGCCGGCTAGCCCTTCTCATGGCGCCGAGCAGCTACAGAATGTGGTCGGGCACCATTGGGCAGTACAGCCTGCTGCACGAGTGCACCCGTACCTGTGACACGGCAACTCTGTGCGGGAGAGCAGCCAAGAAAATTGGATTGGAAGAGGGTTGGAACGAACACCGGCACTCTGAGTCTGAAGGTCTTAAGCTTTCAGAAGATGTCAAGAAGTTGGTGTTCGAACGTGTACGGACGATACTCAAATCAACATATGAGGTCGACAAGGATGAGGAGGCTGCATATTCCATGAATGACGTTACGACATTCTGGGGTCAGGTGGCAGTCAAGATGCGTCGGAGGAAACTGCAGAGATTCCGGCTGGCATTTGGCCGTGAGTTCCAGGAGGACATCCTTGTGTGGCACATCGCCACGCAAGTTTTCCTCACGAGTGATGATGGCAAGTTGTATGCAGagacaaagcatgccaaggcgatcAAGGCGCTGTCAGAGTACCTCATGTTCCTCGTTGCCGTGCGCCGTCACATGCTACCGGGCCTTGTTCTCCGCAGCCTGTACGAAGTAACCAAGGAGTCCTTGCAGGATGTATGGCGTGATGAGGTTGGGACCAGTTCCATTCAAGGTTCCGGTTTGACGGTGAGCGGCAGAGAAGAGAAGCTTGCCAGAATCCTCCGTGACAAGAAGGACGCAGACAGTGAGTGGGGTTTTGAGCATGATAAAACTCGTCTGGTCTCTGACGGAGCTAAGATTGCCATGGTGCTGCTCAGCGCCGATGAGTCAGAGATGCCGGAACTGCTGGAACTCGTCTTCAACGTGTGGGTGGACAAGCTGCTGTATGCGGGCACCCGATGCAGCCGGGAATCCCATGCTAGGCAGCTCAGCCGTGGCGGTGAGCTCACGACCATCGTGTGGATTCTGGCAGAACATGCTGGCCCATTTCAGATCGGCCAACGCGGCCCAGATAATAAAAAACAGGAACCTtgtccgccgccgccactgccgcCGCGACCCATTTATACGCAGGAGAGACCGCCGTGGTGGAGCATAGTGattccgccaccgccaccgccgatGGTCGAACAACCCAAAAAGGAGGAACCTCGTCCACCGCCGACGCCGCGTCCGGTCCCATTTCCGCTGCCGATGGACATTGAAACCCCCCCAAAAGTGGAGCCTTGTCCGCCACGGCCGCATCGTGAGAGGAGTAGAAGGTATGCTACGCTATATCCGGTGGACTGA